One genomic window of Cannabis sativa cultivar Pink pepper isolate KNU-18-1 chromosome 2, ASM2916894v1, whole genome shotgun sequence includes the following:
- the LOC115719795 gene encoding uncharacterized protein LOC115719795: MVLRAETIEHVLLFCNFSTSCWIRSGWGSAPTQNVSFVDWFTALVSRQKPKIIEEGVMMCWSIWKTRNDVVWNQKNCSAADVVCTARLILAQWKYAQSRKFDPLHVPAGTFEGSERWSKPEANKLKINVDGAVFAAENAYGSGIVVRDDGGRLIEAVASYVTGGTQPELAEIMGIKEALSWVKRKGCNFVEGIAPAALQTLILADLAV, translated from the exons ATGGTTCTGAGAG CAGAGACAATTGAGCATGTGTTATTGTTCTGCAACTTCAGTACCTCTTGTTGGATTCGGTCTGGGTGGGGAAGTGCACCAACACAGAATGTCAGCTTTGTGGACTGGTTTACTGCTCTAGTCAGTCGgcaaaaaccaaaaataattGAGGAGGGAGTTATGATGTGTTGGTCTATTTGGAAGACCCGCAACGATGTCGTTTGGAACCAAAAAAACTGTTCTGCAGCTGATGTAGTGTGTACCGCGAGATTAATTCTTGCTCAATGGAAGTACGCTCAATCAAGGaaatttgatccccttcatgtGCCTGCTGGTACTTTTGAAGGAAGCGAGCGTTGGTCGAAACCGGAAGCAAATAAGCTTAAGATTAATGTCGACGGGGCCGTGTTTGCTGCTGAAAATGCTTATGGTTCAGGTATTGTTGTTCGTGATGATGGTGGACGGTTGATTGAGGCTGTTGCAAGCTATGTAACTGGGGGTACTCAACCGGAATTGGCCGAGATAATGGGGATTAAGGAAGCACTCAGTTGGGTCAAGAGGAAAG GTTGTAATTTTGTAGAAGGGATAGCACCTGCTGCTCTTCAAACTCTTATTCTTGCCGATTTGGCAGTTTAA